A region from the Aegilops tauschii subsp. strangulata cultivar AL8/78 chromosome 5, Aet v6.0, whole genome shotgun sequence genome encodes:
- the LOC109736345 gene encoding uncharacterized protein: MTENLLHCTALRRVEWPCSLPPAACGWGKCNALPLPWSEPRREFTPPTAARTGCVLCPAAGATGTPAAIDCSHEPCPFGACPGCPLGSIHIAPPPRRKGEQKPAEQRQLAQESVVPCVPRAQTTGEQREREREAAGLMAEVERKAPRREEELVEAALAAAAAALFVSGVKSLAPAVLVDRWWWPLPAQVLAAAPSPVLFLLLNVLVACIVVVSVQPAKRAAAAAATGAVAAEVAPAGDGAAKKLKKRRSSKRRGDGAEPAALAPAPPYVAADRCMALVVDRGIVMAPTGGEEEEEEGAAGDAAEVDRRAEEFISAFRHRLRVDSFSSRRGEAGDAAARAISGTAPCF; the protein is encoded by the coding sequence ATGACAGAGAATTTGCTGCACTGCACTGCACTACGTCGAGTTGAGTGGCCCTGCAGCCTGCCGCCTGCCGCCTGCGGGTGGGGGAAATGTAATGCTCTGCCGCTGCCATGGTCGGAGCCTCGGAGGGAATTTACTCCCCCGACAGCGGCTCGCACGGGCTGCGTGCTTTGCCCTGCTGCCGGCGCGACAGGCACCCCTGCGGCCATCGATTGCTCTCACGAGCCCTGCCCTTTTGgcgcctgccctggctgcccgcTCGGCTCTATACATATAGCTCCGCCACCCCGGCGCAAAGGCGAGCAAAAGCCGGCCGAGCAGAGGCAGCTAGCGCAAGAAAGCGTCGTGCCGTGCGTGCCCAGAGCGCAAACCACCGgggagcagagagagagagagagagaggcggcAGGGTTGATGgcggaggtggagaggaaggcgccgcggagggaggaggagctggtggaggcggcgctggcggcggccgcggccgcgCTGTTCGTGTCCGGGGTCAAGAGCCTGGCGCCGGCCGTGCTCGTGGACCGCTGGTGGTGGCCCCTGCCCGCGCAGGTGCTCGCCGCGGCGCCGTCGCCCGTCCTCTTCCTGCTCCTCAACGTCCTCGTCGCCTGCATCGTCGTGGTGTCCGTGCAGCCGGCCAAGCgagcggccgcggcggcggcgacgggcgccgtcgctgcggaggtggcgccggcgggcgacggcgcggcgaagaagctgaagaagaggcggAGCAGCAAGAGGCGCGGGGACGGAGCCGAACCGGCGGCTCTTGCGCCCGCGCCACCCTACGTCGCGGCCGACCGCTGCATGGCGCTGGTGGTTGACCGCGGCATCGTGATGGCGCCGACGggcggagaagaagaagaagaagaaggagccgCCGGCGACGCGGCGGAGGTGGACAGGCGCGCGGAGGAGTTCATTTCGGCGTTCCGGCACCGCCTCAGGGTCGACTCCTTCTCGTCTCGCCGCGGGGAagccggcgacgcggcggcgcgAGCCATCAGCGGCACCGCGCCGTGCTTTTGA
- the LOC109736331 gene encoding SKP1-like protein 1A — protein sequence MAASAAAKKLTLKSSDGEDFEVEVAVAMASQTIKHMVEDGCADNIIPLPNVTAKILSKVIEYCTQHAPKADDAAAADSTGTATAVKPDEEKLKAFDTEFVKVEQATLFDLILAANYLDIKGLLDLTCQTVADMIKGKTPEEIRKTFNITNDFTPEEEEEVRKENQWAFE from the exons ATGGCGGCATCGGCGGCGGCGAAGAAGCTCACGCTCAAGAGCTCCGACGGCGAGGACTTCGAGGTGGAGGTGGCGGTGGCGATGGCGTCGCAGACCATCAAACACATGGTGGAGGACGGCTGCGCCGACAACATCATCCCGCTCCCCAACGTCACCGCCAAGATCCTCTCCAAGGTCATCGAGTACTGCACGCAGCACGCCCCCAAGGcggacgacgccgccgccgccgactccaccgGCACCGCCACCGCCGTCAAGCCCGACGAGGAGAAGCTCAAGGCCTTCGACACCGAATTCGTCAAGGTCGAGCAGGCGACTCTCTTCGACCTCATCCTG GCTGCCAACTACCTGGACATCAAGGGGCTCCTGGACCTGACCTGCCAGACCGTCGCCGACATGATCAAGGGCAAGACACCGGAGGAGATCCGCAAGACCTTCAACATCACCAACGACTTCAccccggaggaggaggaggaagtgCGGAAGGAGAACCAGTGGGCCTTTGAGTGA
- the LOC109736332 gene encoding acyl carrier protein 2, chloroplastic, giving the protein MASAAASAVSFARPVKTINANSVSFSAPRKDNVSFRLQPVPQRFSVRCAAKKETVEKVCDIVKSQLALADDTVVSGSSTFADLGADSLDTVEIVMGLEEAFGISVEESSAQTIATVEDAANLIDSLVAN; this is encoded by the exons ATGGCCTCCGCCGCCGCTTCCGCCGTCTCCTTCGCCAGGCCCGTCAAG ACAATCAATGCCAACTCGGTCTCCTTCTCTGCTCCAAGGAAAGACAATGTATCCTTCCGTCTTCAGCCAGTTCCCCAGAGATTTTCTGTTCGCTGTGCT GCCAAAAAGGAGACAGTAGAAAAGGTTTGTGATATTGTGAAGAGCCAGCTTGCGCTTGCTGATGACACTGTAGTTTCTGGCTCCTCTACGTTTGCTGATCTTGGTGCCGATTCTTTGGACACG GTTGAGATTGTCATGGGCCTCGAGGAGGCTTTTGGGATCAGCGTGGAGGAGTCGAGCGCGCAGACCATCGCAACGGTGGAGGACGCCGCCAACCTCATCGACAGCCTTGTTGCAAACTAA